In Oncorhynchus tshawytscha isolate Ot180627B linkage group LG08, Otsh_v2.0, whole genome shotgun sequence, the genomic window GTCAGGACTGACCCGCCAAGGTAACCTGACATGAACATAGCCAGAGAATGATTCATACTGGAACCACTGTAACACCTTGTCCAACCAGTGATTGTTTGATTGTATGGAGTGAAAGTGCCTGTTGGTAATTTTGACCTAATATTTCTCTCTTGCTTTTTGTTTCCTTCCCCAGCATCAACCTTCAGGCCCCTGAAGCCAGAGAAGGCCAAGGCcaggaggagacacaggagaaCCACAGTTATGGGGATACCACATCACGTCCAGAGGGAACTGGGTATGCTACTCATTATTTATGCTCTAAGTGGAATGAAATGTGTCAGTATAGGCCATTGTGAAGATGCCTGTGGATAATTGcacccttaacacaacacatactTTTCTATTGGCTTGTGTAGCTGTATATGAACCTATCCTGATTTGTTCTGTTCCTCACTTAAGGGTTGGACAGAGCCTCATGGGCAGGTCGTCAGGTTATAGATGAGGGTGGGCTCCCTAACGGTGAGAGTCTGGATTTCTCCACCATCGAGGGGCCTCACCTGGCTGGTTCCCAGGAGGGGGTGAGGAAGTACCTCCAGTCTGTAGAAGGCCTGCAACCTGTCTGTGAGGACCAGATCCAGAAGGTCCTCTCCCGGGCCGGACACAGGGACGACCTGGCTCTCCTCCAGCACATGGGCCCCCAGCTGTCCGACCTGAATCGGCCCAAGTCCCTGGCTGTCCCCTGGATGACCACAACCTCTAGCCTGCTTCAGCTGCACCCCAGCCCTGTCATGTCCATGTCCCCCCAGGCCACCTACATGTCTAAGATCATCCCAAACGCTGTGCTGCTACCCTCCATAGACGTGGTGGAGATCACCCGGAACCGTAGTCGGAGCAGCGTTCGTACTGTCAGTAAGAGCAGCCTGCTGCTGGCCAGCCCTGCCGCCTCCCGCGCCTCCTCCCGCGCCTCCTCCCGCGCCTCCTCCCGCGCCTCCTCCCGCGCCTCCTCCCACGCCTCTACCATGTCCTCCGCCTCCCGCTACAACCCACCACACTTCTCTGACAGCTCTGGATGGAGCCACTCTGAGTCCTCTGAGACCCTGGTGTCTGACTCTTCCACAATCTCTTCCAACAGCACCACCAGACAGGGGGGCTCACAGGGGGGGGATGGGGAGGGTTCATCCAGGGAGACGACCCTGGACAGCAAGAGTATCCACCCCTCTGTCAGTAAGGCCTCCAGGACCTCCGACACCAACGGCAAAGGGAAAGCCAGAGGGGATGATGGCAAACAGGAGGGGCCCTTCGCCCGGAGCATGTCTGTGATGAAGTCCAAGAGGGCACCGGCCCCACCCAGCCGCTCCTACTCCCTACACAAGGACAACATGAAGAGGCACTCGCAAGACCTGATTAACAGCATGGTTACTGCCCCTCCCCAAAGCAGCTCATTCCAGGGAGGGGAGGTTAAGGCTTTCAGTGCTGGGGAAAGTAACAACAGTAGCCCTGGCTACACAGCAGACACCAGCTCTCTGGATGAGTCTTCAGGCTCTGTGACAGCCAGCCCTTTCAACACCCCACAGCAGGCAGCCAGGGAGAATGTGAGGAACGATCAGCCAGGCTCCACAGGCTCCTCTCCCCAGAAACAGACCCCCCAGGAAAATGGCCTGAAGAATGTCTCTCCCTCCAGCGGCTACTCCAGCCACGGTGGCACGCCCACCCTCCTTTCCAAACAGACCCTTAACCCATCTCCAGGGGGAAAAAGAGGCATCCGAGCAATCATCTTCCCAATGGCACCATCGCCGGCAGCTTCAGCCCCATCACTTGTCATTCAACCCCAGGCCTCTGACAGCAGCAAGACGCCTGAGCCAGTCGACACTGTAACTCCCTCACCTTCAGTCATGTCACTCAGAGAGCCGTTCAACATCCCGCCCCCACCCAAGGtgtctgccccctctcctcctcccccggaGGTATGGGCACACAACAAGCGCACCTTTGAACTGCTACTAGGTCCCCCGGCCCCCAACAACATGGATACGGTGGTGCGAAAGAACCCAAAGGATCGACGACAGCAGAGGCAGTCGCCTTCCACATCAAGAGAGGGTTATGTTAAGAACGTGTcacctgagaggagagatgaggcaaGAGGTGTGCTGGAGGGGGTCACTGAGCCTCGAGTGAAAGAGCAGACAGGTCCAGCAGACCAGGAAAGGGTACTGTCTTCCATTGTGGAGACTAGTAATCCAGCTGCACATACGTTTGAGTCAGGAAAAGGTCAGGAGAGTGAAGTAGCACAGAAGGTTGAAGAGAGGGCCCAAGGAAGTCAGTTGGGAGTTAAAGAGAAGGTGCAGGGAAgtcagttggtggttgaagagaAGGTGCAGGGAAgtcagttggtggttgaagagaAGGTGCAGGGAAgtcagttggtggttgaagagaAGGTGCAGGGAAgtcagttggtggttgaagagaAGGTGCAGGGAAGTCAGTTGGTGGTTGAACCAGAGAGGGTCATTGTAAATCAGTTGATAGGTAAACTAGAGAAGGTCCAGACAAGTAATTTGATAAATGGAAAATCAGTGAACGCCGCAGTAGTTCCAGTAAAGGGCCTAGGAAAAGtaaagacagaaatacagactACTACTCCTGCTGCAGCCAAAAAGACTGAATTCCAACCTAAAATGGATACGTCTTTGGTAAGCCCTGCTCTAGCACACATCTCCCCATCTCCGTCTCCTCCCCCAGCACACTatcctccccttcccccttccaAACAGACCCCACCTGTGGCCCCCTCAGACTCTATGCCTGCTCCAGAGCTGCCACTAGTCTCCACCACTGGGGAATCCTCCTGGCCCCCTCCGCCTTCTCCCATGGACTTGGCCACCCTTGGCAATGAGCTTGACCTGCCCATTCCCCCACCACCAAGGGTAGTTATGACAGAACTTGTGCCCCCTGTTTCATCTGTACTACAGGGAATCCCACCTCCACCCCAGGGtatcccacctccacctccccaaGAAGCCCCACCTCCACCAAAAGCTCAATTTGGTCCTCCCTCCTacatccctccacctccccaaagtattccacccccacctccactgGAAAACATACAGCAGCACAGTCCAGTGACCACAGAGGGACAGAACCAAGAGAAGTCCCTCAGCAAgagctctttctctcccactcccccagAGGAGAGCTCCACTCCCGTGGTAACACCCACCCTTCTGCAGACGGTCAAGCTGAGGTCTGTCAATAATGGTGACCAGGATCAGGAAAAGCACCagggacaggactggacaggggtcaCTTTGAGGGCCAAAAAACCCAGTAACGGTGAGGCTCCCCAGAAGCCTATTCGAAGGTCTCTGTTCATGACATCTCCCCTTCCTACTGTCACATCCCCAACTACGACTGTTATCTCACAATCTCCCATAGCCCAACCCCCAGAGGCAGCCCCAGCCACAGAGGACACCCCACAGGCAGACCCAGAGCCTGCCACATTCCCAGAGGTAGCCTCAGCCTCAGAGGGGGCCACAACCCCAGAGGCAGCTGCAGAAACACCTCCAGCCACAGTCCCAGCTGAGGCCCTAGAGGTAGCCACAGCCTTAGCTGAAGCCCCAGCCAAGCCCCAGCCCAGGATACTTAATTTACCCTTAAAGTCATCCATTGTCACCTCTCCTACGAGGAAGTCACCACCTGCCTCAGCCACCACCCCCTCCATGAGGATGCAGGAGGCCATCCGCTTGAGGACAGCATCCAGAAGTAAAGAGGGGCCTCCCTCTCGTCTCAGTCTGCACTCTCCAACAAGTCTTAAGTCTCCCTCCTCCACCGCCAGTTTCATCTTTGCCAAGAGCACAAAGAAGATTGTCATAGAGACCCCCTCATCCCCTGAGGCCCAGGCCAATCTCACAAAGAACCTGATAGCTGAGCTTTCATCTATGTCCAATCCAGCCAAGTCCATAGAAACACAGAAGGTGGTGGTCAAGGTGCCTCCACCTGTGTCAAGGAAACCCAAGCCTAAGGTCAAAGAGACAGAGCCCAGTGTGGAGACTGAGCATGTGCAAACTGCGGGTCAGGAAGCATAGCCAGCAGACAGCACTGAGGGTAAGGGATCTGTGATTGTGACACAACCATACTTGCCTAATTTGTTACAGCTATTGTCCATTTGCACTGCTTGTTGATCTGATCTGACTGATCTTTCTCTCCTGTCAAAGGTGCCCCAGAGGCTCCAAGCGGGACAGCAGTGCCACCATTATCCTCCATATGAGCAACACTGCCACTAAACAAGGATTAATCATTCACAAAGATAGACTTTTATCTGTACATTGAGAAGACGCCATATGTCAAGCGCAATatgcaagagggagagaggtggattttttaaaAAAAAGTGAGCGGATGATGCAATCAGAGCCTTCTGAAGACAGGGCAACTGGACATAACTACATGTAACCCTCTCACATAAGAGCTCTGAGTTTGAAATCCTTTGAGTGCATGTTAAAATGGTGTTGGCCTTTAATTTTTCTAATACTCTTGTTGTATTTTGGAGCATTTTTCTTTGGCAGGGGGACTTACTGGTCTGATTTAATAATGGAGAGTCAGTCACAGTGCATGCTGGTCTAGGTTGCCCTCTAGTGTCAACTATG contains:
- the LOC112256622 gene encoding uncharacterized protein KIAA1522 homolog isoform X1 is translated as MSSRESVGDLIPQDLAEVFAHERLTKGGRRKKRRGSLGRAFGWLKGKKKKDVNANGQSQDFNPGRPMTGKTFTQGHSHAVPKHEDGTRVPPHFQENVFIEGSRPKYLEDLHTEALEGLKLQQQEETNNWVDYQDDQSVTSTVTRLPDDTESDSERRGYLSDSTIADTASQVSTRSTVSTRSSRSGLTRQASTFRPLKPEKAKARRRHRRTTVMGIPHHVQRELGLDRASWAGRQVIDEGGLPNGESLDFSTIEGPHLAGSQEGVRKYLQSVEGLQPVCEDQIQKVLSRAGHRDDLALLQHMGPQLSDLNRPKSLAVPWMTTTSSLLQLHPSPVMSMSPQATYMSKIIPNAVLLPSIDVVEITRNRSRSSVRTVSKSSLLLASPAASRASSRASSRASSRASSRASSHASTMSSASRYNPPHFSDSSGWSHSESSETLVSDSSTISSNSTTRQGGSQGGDGEGSSRETTLDSKSIHPSVSKASRTSDTNGKGKARGDDGKQEGPFARSMSVMKSKRAPAPPSRSYSLHKDNMKRHSQDLINSMVTAPPQSSSFQGGEVKAFSAGESNNSSPGYTADTSSLDESSGSVTASPFNTPQQAARENVRNDQPGSTGSSPQKQTPQENGLKNVSPSSGYSSHGGTPTLLSKQTLNPSPGGKRGIRAIIFPMAPSPAASAPSLVIQPQASDSSKTPEPVDTVTPSPSVMSLREPFNIPPPPKVSAPSPPPPEVWAHNKRTFELLLGPPAPNNMDTVVRKNPKDRRQQRQSPSTSREGYVKNVSPERRDEARGVLEGVTEPRVKEQTGPADQERVLSSIVETSNPAAHTFESGKGQESEVAQKVEERAQGSQLGVKEKVQGSQLVVEEKVQGSQLVVEEKVQGSQLVVEEKVQGSQLVVEEKVQGSQLVVEPERVIVNQLIGKLEKVQTSNLINGKSVNAAVVPVKGLGKVKTEIQTTTPAAAKKTEFQPKMDTSLVSPALAHISPSPSPPPAHYPPLPPSKQTPPVAPSDSMPAPELPLVSTTGESSWPPPPSPMDLATLGNELDLPIPPPPRVVMTELVPPVSSVLQGIPPPPQGIPPPPPQEAPPPPKAQFGPPSYIPPPPQSIPPPPPLENIQQHSPVTTEGQNQEKSLSKSSFSPTPPEESSTPVVTPTLLQTVKLRSVNNGDQDQEKHQGQDWTGVTLRAKKPSNGEAPQKPIRRSLFMTSPLPTVTSPTTTVISQSPIAQPPEAAPATEDTPQADPEPATFPEVASASEGATTPEAAAETPPATVPAEALEVATALAEAPAKPQPRILNLPLKSSIVTSPTRKSPPASATTPSMRMQEAIRLRTASRSKEGPPSRLSLHSPTSLKSPSSTASFIFAKSTKKIVIETPSSPEAQANLTKNLIAELSSMSNPAKSIETQKVVVKVPPPVSRKPKPKVKETEPSVETEHVQTAGQEA
- the LOC112256622 gene encoding uncharacterized protein KIAA1522 homolog isoform X2 — encoded protein: MSSRESVGDLIPQDLAEVFAHERLTKGGRRKKRRGSLGRAFGWLKGKKKKDVNANGQSQDFNPGRPMTGKTFTQGHSHVPKHEDGTRVPPHFQENVFIEGSRPKYLEDLHTEALEGLKLQQQEETNNWVDYQDDQSVTSTVTRLPDDTESDSERRGYLSDSTIADTASQVSTRSTVSTRSSRSGLTRQASTFRPLKPEKAKARRRHRRTTVMGIPHHVQRELGLDRASWAGRQVIDEGGLPNGESLDFSTIEGPHLAGSQEGVRKYLQSVEGLQPVCEDQIQKVLSRAGHRDDLALLQHMGPQLSDLNRPKSLAVPWMTTTSSLLQLHPSPVMSMSPQATYMSKIIPNAVLLPSIDVVEITRNRSRSSVRTVSKSSLLLASPAASRASSRASSRASSRASSRASSHASTMSSASRYNPPHFSDSSGWSHSESSETLVSDSSTISSNSTTRQGGSQGGDGEGSSRETTLDSKSIHPSVSKASRTSDTNGKGKARGDDGKQEGPFARSMSVMKSKRAPAPPSRSYSLHKDNMKRHSQDLINSMVTAPPQSSSFQGGEVKAFSAGESNNSSPGYTADTSSLDESSGSVTASPFNTPQQAARENVRNDQPGSTGSSPQKQTPQENGLKNVSPSSGYSSHGGTPTLLSKQTLNPSPGGKRGIRAIIFPMAPSPAASAPSLVIQPQASDSSKTPEPVDTVTPSPSVMSLREPFNIPPPPKVSAPSPPPPEVWAHNKRTFELLLGPPAPNNMDTVVRKNPKDRRQQRQSPSTSREGYVKNVSPERRDEARGVLEGVTEPRVKEQTGPADQERVLSSIVETSNPAAHTFESGKGQESEVAQKVEERAQGSQLGVKEKVQGSQLVVEEKVQGSQLVVEEKVQGSQLVVEEKVQGSQLVVEEKVQGSQLVVEPERVIVNQLIGKLEKVQTSNLINGKSVNAAVVPVKGLGKVKTEIQTTTPAAAKKTEFQPKMDTSLVSPALAHISPSPSPPPAHYPPLPPSKQTPPVAPSDSMPAPELPLVSTTGESSWPPPPSPMDLATLGNELDLPIPPPPRVVMTELVPPVSSVLQGIPPPPQGIPPPPPQEAPPPPKAQFGPPSYIPPPPQSIPPPPPLENIQQHSPVTTEGQNQEKSLSKSSFSPTPPEESSTPVVTPTLLQTVKLRSVNNGDQDQEKHQGQDWTGVTLRAKKPSNGEAPQKPIRRSLFMTSPLPTVTSPTTTVISQSPIAQPPEAAPATEDTPQADPEPATFPEVASASEGATTPEAAAETPPATVPAEALEVATALAEAPAKPQPRILNLPLKSSIVTSPTRKSPPASATTPSMRMQEAIRLRTASRSKEGPPSRLSLHSPTSLKSPSSTASFIFAKSTKKIVIETPSSPEAQANLTKNLIAELSSMSNPAKSIETQKVVVKVPPPVSRKPKPKVKETEPSVETEHVQTAGQEA